TGCGATCGCGATCATAAAGTGTATCCTGCTGCTGCTGCTGGTGAAGCTGAGTCTACCCTATGGGCTGCGGCTGCTGGATTGGCTGTGTGGTCTGACTCAAAATTCCGATCGCATTACAGCAAACGATGAAAGCGTTCGAGTCTTTTTTAAGACGCTAAAGGGCATTACGGTTAAAGCAATCTGGCTATCTGCCCTCATTGCCTGCGGTAGTTTTTTACAGTTGCCGAATCTAATTATCACAAGCCTGATCGTTCTGCTAAGAGCTTATCTGGCGATTTCGGTGGGGCGATTAGTCATCAAGGCTCTGTCTGTTCTGATCGACACGCTGGATGCATTGAGCCTGAAATACTCCAGCAGTGAAAACTTGCTGCGACACTACGATCGATTTCGCCATCTGGTTCCGGCTTTGAAGAAGGCTCTAGAATATATTCTCTATGTCGTCATCGCAACCTTAGTAATTCACGATATTGATTCTCTTTCCTGGGTTACGTATTACTCTGACGAAATTATTCAAATCATCGGTATCTACTTTATTTGCGGCGTTTTAATCGAAGCCTGCAATATTATTTTGGAAGATTTAGTTCTCCAGACTCATGACCTGACTGATTTACAGCGACAGCGACGACTGACCATTATTCCCCTATTTAAGAGTCTGCTAAAGTATCTCGTTTACTTCACGGGGGCGGTTCTGGTTCTCAACTTGGTTGGAATTAATCCAGCTCCAATTCTTGCAGGTGCAGGGATTGTGGGATTGGCGGTTGGCTTTGGGGCACAAAATTTAATTAATGATATTGTCTGTGGCTTCTTTATTCTGTTTGAAAATTACTACCTAGTCGGCGATTACATTGAGGCGGGGAGAGGCGAAGATCGGATTGTGGAGGGAGTGGTTGAAGCGATCGAGCTACGCACAACCCATATTCGTCATCCCGATGGACAGCTTCAGATTATTCGGAATGGTGAAATTGGCTCGATCGTGAATTACTCTAAACAATTTGCCTATGCCAGAGTGGATGTGCCACTTCCTCAAAATACGAAGCTGGAGCAGGCTTATCATTTGATTCAGCAGGTTGGACAGCAGCTTCAGGATGAATGTGCAGACGTGCTAGAAGTAACGCAGATTGAAGGGCTGGAGAACTTCGATTCAGAAAGTCTAGTGATCCGCACGATGACTCGCGTCAAACCCAGTAAGCATTTGTCCGTGCAGCGATTGCTGCGAAGCAAACTTAAACAAGCCTTTGACCACCACAGCCTTAACTGATGCGCCAGCGACCCACGTCCCCCCTTCAGCTTCCCCTCCCACTCCTCCCTCGTGAAACGCTGCGTGGATGTACAATCTGCCTAGCAGACGCATTCTCATTGACCGCTAATCCACGTCAAACAGACTTCTCGATGCTCAATCGCAATCTCTTCAGCGTAATTAGTCTAACCGTTTGGATGGTTGCCTACAACATTGGTGTCCTGCCTGCCATCATGCCCGCGATCGTTCGCGATTTTGATTCGAGCATTGGCTCCATTCAGACGGTTCTGGTGCTGTTTTCGCTAACCACCGCCGCCTTTGCCCCAACCACGGAAAACCTTTGCCGCTACTTTGGTCGCACACCCGTCTTCCTGGGTGGACTGGTGCTGTACGGCATTGGTATTGGCTTAACCGCCCTCAGTCCTTCGATCGCGATTCTGGCAGTCAGTTTTGCCGTTCTCACTGGGTTGGCGGCAACTCCCCTGGTTAGCACTCCCTGGACGATCGCGGATTTACTTTACACCGGAAAATCTGGGGAGCAGAT
This genomic interval from Leptolyngbya ohadii IS1 contains the following:
- a CDS encoding mechanosensitive ion channel family protein; amino-acid sequence: MDIVITLVGIAGIAVSFVLLNWLIAFGLKAIATVGFKQQSQKIASLQQNISVVFLVVCVLLCLAIGGINGVLIYQGKSVSTFYLTLLTSIPQQFWMQSAIAIIKCILLLLLVKLSLPYGLRLLDWLCGLTQNSDRITANDESVRVFFKTLKGITVKAIWLSALIACGSFLQLPNLIITSLIVLLRAYLAISVGRLVIKALSVLIDTLDALSLKYSSSENLLRHYDRFRHLVPALKKALEYILYVVIATLVIHDIDSLSWVTYYSDEIIQIIGIYFICGVLIEACNIILEDLVLQTHDLTDLQRQRRLTIIPLFKSLLKYLVYFTGAVLVLNLVGINPAPILAGAGIVGLAVGFGAQNLINDIVCGFFILFENYYLVGDYIEAGRGEDRIVEGVVEAIELRTTHIRHPDGQLQIIRNGEIGSIVNYSKQFAYARVDVPLPQNTKLEQAYHLIQQVGQQLQDECADVLEVTQIEGLENFDSESLVIRTMTRVKPSKHLSVQRLLRSKLKQAFDHHSLN